TAAGCTTTAACCAATACCAAAAAATTTCCATAAAACGATTTTACTTTCCCAATACTTTTAGGATAATTATAGTTAAAGTAATAATTATTGTTTTTCACGTCAACCAGGGGGATAGGCAAAAAATCTGCTAGCTCTTTAGTTACTGCAATCGGACCCGAACCAGGCCCTCCACCCCCATGAGGAGTCGAAAAGGTTTTGTGGAGGTTAAAATGAACGATATCAAATCCCATATCACCCGGACGGGTTATTCCAAGATTGGCGTTCATATTGGCACCATCATAGTATAATAAGCCACCAACATTATGGACTATCTCGGCAATTTTTAAAATGTCTTCCTCAAAAAGACCCAGGGTGTTCGGGTTGGTCAACATCAATCCGGCAGTCTGTGATCCGGCAATTTTCTTCAAGCTTTCAAGATCGACCATACCTCGAGAATTAGATTTTATCTCTACGACTTGATAGCCGCACATCGAAACACTGGCTGGATTTGTTCCATGGGCGGAATCAGGTATAATAATTTCTCGCCTCACCTGGTTTTCTCCTCGGTCGGCATGAAAGCCCTTCATGATCAACATTCCAGTAAATTCTCCGTGAGCCCCGGCAGCTGGCTGTAAGGTCGCACGATGGAGACCGGCAATTTCACATAAATACTTTTCCAACTCATGCATAAGCTGTAAAGCACCCTGAATTGTTTCTTCAGTTTGGTAAGGATGAATACTGGAAAAACCAGAAAACTTAGCCACATCTTCATTAATTTTGGGATTGTACTTCATGGTACAAGAACCCAAAGGATAAAAGCCAACATCTACACCATAATTAAGTCGTGACAACTGTGTAAAATGACGAATGACTTCATTCTCAGACAATTCAGGAAGATCGGCCGGTTTTTTCCGAAGAAATCGATCTGGAATAAGGTCATTTATTTTTTCTAAAGGAACATCATTCTGAGGATATTCATAAGCTCGACGACCTGGTGAAGTCATCTCAAATATCAAAGGTACTTCATTGACATTATTCATGGTAATTCTCCAATGCTTGAACTAAAGTATCAATTTCTTTTTTTGTACGCGCTTCAGTCACGCACAATAGCATACTGGGACCGAGCTCTGGATAATGTCTTTTGAGATCCAATCCACCGATAATTCCTTTCTCTAAAAGCACTTTATTGATTACTTCCGGTGAATCAGGAGTTTGAATTGGAAATTCATGAAAAAACGGTTGAGTAAACAAAGGGGAATACCCTTTAATACTGGTAATTTTTCTATAAGCATAATGTGCTTTTTGTAAACATAAATTGGCTACTTCTTGCAATCCCTTTTTCCCCACCAAACAAAGGAAAACCGTTGCTGCTAAGGCATTAAGAGCTTGATTTGAACAGATGTTAGAGCTGGCTCGCTGACGACGGATGTGCTGTTCTCTGGTTTGTAACGTAAGAACAAATCCTCTTTTTCCTTCAATATCCTTGGTTGCTCCTACAATCCTTCCCGGTATTTGACGAATAAATCGATCACGAGTTGCAAAAAATCCTAAAAACGGACCCCCAAATGCCACTGGATTTCCGAGCCCTTGACCTTCTCCAACGGCAATATCCGCACCATAATGACCTGGTGCTTCCAAGATGCCCAAAGAGATTGGATTCACACTGACAACCAATAGAGCTCCAAATTTCTGGGTTAAAGAAGCCACCTCTTTCACTTCTTCTAAAATACCAAAAAAATTTGGTTGTTGTATTAATACACCGGCAATTTCTTCGTTGATATTATCCTTTAAATAATTTAAATCTGTTTGTCCCTTATCATGTGGGATTTGGATGACTTCCATACCACGGTTCTCAAGATAGAGCTGAGTAACCATCCGATACTCGGGATGAATTGTCATAGGCAGGAATATTTTCTTCCGCTTGGTAGCTTCACCAGCCAAAACAGCAGCTTCAGCCAGAGCGGTGGCTCCATCATACAGCGAAGCATTCGCTACATCCATCCCAGTCAAACTGCAAATCAGGCTTTGATATTCATAGATGGCTTGCAAAACTCCCTGGCTGATCTCCGGTTGATAGGGAGTATAGGCAGTATAAAATTCTGAACGGCTTAGAATGTGCTGGACTGCACTGGGGATTAGATGGCCATAAGCACCAGCACCTAAAAAAGAAGGATACTGTTCAAGATTATTATTCTTTTCAGCTAAACTTTTAAGAGATTTGAACAGCTCATATTCGGTTTGAGCGGATGGTAAGTTTAATTCTCCTTGAAGGCGGACTCTGTCTGGAACATCATCAAAAAGCTCCTCTACCGATTGCAGTCCCAGGCTTTTTAACATTTCTTTCCGGTCTTGATCGGTTGTCGGGATATATCGCAACTTCTATCACCTACTTAAAATGAGATTATTTTGGCTCATTTTTAATATGGGATTGGTATTCGGTTGCCCTTATCAACTTATCAATCTCCTCTTTTTGGATGATCTCGAGGGAAAAAATCCATCCTTCTCCATAGGGGTCTTTATTGATCAATTCTGGTTGATCTTCAAGTTTTTTATTCACTTCTAATATTGTTCCTGATACTGGTGCATAGATATCTGATACGGCTTTCACTGACTCTAAAACTGCAATTCCATCACCAGCTTTAACTTCCATTCCTGGTTCAGGGAGTTCAACAAAAACGACTTCGACCAGCTGTTCCTGAGCATAATATGTCACGCCTACCGTAGCATGATTTCCTTCCACCTTAATCCATTCATGACTTTTTGTATAATAGCGGTCTTCAGGATACATCATTTTTCCTCCATAAGTGACCTATCTTTTTTTAATTTTTGGAGAAACAAAAGGTCCTTCGATAATTTCAGCTCTCACTATTTTTTCACGAATCAACAAATCAACAATAGTCCCTGGTTTTGCTAAGGATGGACTTACATAACCCATTCCAACATTCTTCTTTAAACTCGGAGAAAAGGTACCACTGGTCACCATACCAACTCTTTCTTCATGGTAAACAATTGGATACCCCTGGCGAGGAATTCCCCGATCGATGGCAATAAAACCAACCAGACATTTCTTTATCCCGGTTCTTTTTTGTTCAAGTAGCGATTCTTTCCCAATGAATTGGTGATCAAATTTTACTACCCATTCTAAATTTGCCTCCAAAGGGGTTGTCTCGTCATCTATATCATTTCCGTACAGCGGATACCTCATTTCCAATCTTAGGGTATCTCTTGCTCCTAGTCCGATTGGAATAAGATCTATTCGCTTTTTTCTAGC
This Candidatus Atribacteria bacterium ADurb.Bin276 DNA region includes the following protein-coding sequences:
- the gcvPB gene encoding putative glycine dehydrogenase (decarboxylating) subunit 2, whose amino-acid sequence is MNNVNEVPLIFEMTSPGRRAYEYPQNDVPLEKINDLIPDRFLRKKPADLPELSENEVIRHFTQLSRLNYGVDVGFYPLGSCTMKYNPKINEDVAKFSGFSSIHPYQTEETIQGALQLMHELEKYLCEIAGLHRATLQPAAGAHGEFTGMLIMKGFHADRGENQVRREIIIPDSAHGTNPASVSMCGYQVVEIKSNSRGMVDLESLKKIAGSQTAGLMLTNPNTLGLFEEDILKIAEIVHNVGGLLYYDGANMNANLGITRPGDMGFDIVHFNLHKTFSTPHGGGGPGSGPIAVTKELADFLPIPLVDVKNNNYYFNYNYPKSIGKVKSFYGNFLVLVKAYAYIRSLGAQGLREVSETAVLNANYLMRLLEKNYHLPFNQACKHEFVLSGKRQKSHGVRALDIAKRLLDYGYHPPTIYFPLIVEEAMMIEPTETENKETLDQFAHMMNEIAMEAVENPDKLKNAPFNTPIRRLDEARAVKELDVNWYNKMK
- the gcvPA gene encoding putative glycine dehydrogenase (decarboxylating) subunit 1, which codes for MRYIPTTDQDRKEMLKSLGLQSVEELFDDVPDRVRLQGELNLPSAQTEYELFKSLKSLAEKNNNLEQYPSFLGAGAYGHLIPSAVQHILSRSEFYTAYTPYQPEISQGVLQAIYEYQSLICSLTGMDVANASLYDGATALAEAAVLAGEATKRKKIFLPMTIHPEYRMVTQLYLENRGMEVIQIPHDKGQTDLNYLKDNINEEIAGVLIQQPNFFGILEEVKEVASLTQKFGALLVVSVNPISLGILEAPGHYGADIAVGEGQGLGNPVAFGGPFLGFFATRDRFIRQIPGRIVGATKDIEGKRGFVLTLQTREQHIRRQRASSNICSNQALNALAATVFLCLVGKKGLQEVANLCLQKAHYAYRKITSIKGYSPLFTQPFFHEFPIQTPDSPEVINKVLLEKGIIGGLDLKRHYPELGPSMLLCVTEARTKKEIDTLVQALENYHE
- the gcvH_1 gene encoding Glycine cleavage system H protein, giving the protein MYPEDRYYTKSHEWIKVEGNHATVGVTYYAQEQLVEVVFVELPEPGMEVKAGDGIAVLESVKAVSDIYAPVSGTILEVNKKLEDQPELINKDPYGEGWIFSLEIIQKEEIDKLIRATEYQSHIKNEPK